The Ciona intestinalis unplaced genomic scaffold, KH HT000093.2, whole genome shotgun sequence genome contains the following window.
AATACATTGTTACCATATGTGTAGCCTTATGGTACCACTGgaacttttactttttatgtaCACATGTTTCACTGTTCTGCATATTATTAAAAGAGGATAATACTTCAGCGTGCACTATGGGGTAAATAGCTTGTTTATATCGAATGTTGGTAACTTAactatccttgcatggcgggcaatgaccgttgttataacacaagtgtttcatgcacctcacatataagttaccacgtatgtaactttgtgggtgattgtttttctctatagctgataatttagagTTTTAGACAGCTCATTAATGACTACTGggttgttttgtaaaacttttatgCTTTCAAATAAGGTTAAACAGTGTAGTAAACTACGCTTGGTGGTCTAAGGTGAAATATTAACATCAAATACTTCGGAAAGTCAAGGTATATACTTCCTAAAcaccaacaaaataatatacacCCCTGAACGTTTACGCAGTTTATATGATTTCGATGTCTAGATCACCGCCGCCcgattttctgattttttttataaattttgtttcaaaataaaagtaatattttgaCGAAAATATTGTCGCTGTACAGCTTTGGATTTGTCATGTAGTTTAGTTTGTAGAAGGTTTAAACTCGACATGACTGAAGGTCTATTGCAGAAACCGCTTCCGGACCCCTGGAGCTTTGGGGTCTTGAAAGACGGCCGAGTTTTctttataaagtaagtttattgtaatgtattgaagttaaagtttaataattgttttaattaaagtgaCGACGATGAAATTACGACGTGGCTGCACCCTACATTAGGAACAAGTGTTATGACAGGTTACTATAGAAGCCAAGGTTAGAACTTTgatgttttaatcttttttggATAGTTAATGCTACAATATAATTTACGTGTTTGTaacaaaagttgttgttttagatttaCCCGATGGTTGGGAGTTGGGGTTTACCATTGAAGGAATTCCATTCTACATCAagttggttgttttattattgtgacaattgttaaatattttaacctgatctttatgaatgaatgaatgtaacttactttatcctcgcgtgccggaaaacgacggtcgttataacacgggtttaacacctcgtgccagcttacgagttaccatgtatgttgctttgtgggtgattattttttggggggattttttaatatttttatgtatggctgttaatttggacaaccttggagcaattgtcgttggTAGCAgtgcgagccttgaacccattacctttagGTTACCGGCAGGTGCGCCAACTACTCAGGCGTCGGATAAAAAGTCTGTGGTTATGAACGTTCACCGTCCTGTATAGCAAAGGTTCGGTTGGCTCTCTGTCGCCTCCTAGTGGTTGTTATGGACCCATGACGACCGTTGCAAGAAACTGAGAATCAATTTAACTTCTcgttaaatgaataaactgaaatataatttaaatctcTCGTTACAATAACAATGTTAAATCCCCAcacttaacaataaaacaaaggttaattatgttactttgctTTAAACAACTTCTTGtgattaataataactttaattttcagCCATAAAGAAAGATACACGACGCCCATGAAACCCAATGCAACGAgaaggtaaaatatttgtcCTCGAGCAACAAACTAATAAAACAATCCATCAGTGTCTAATGTTGAACtggtatgacatcataaatattattattacagcGACACAAAGAAGAAGAGAAAACCCTCGTTAAGCGGGACAATTACCCGACCATTGTTTCGTCGCAGAAGtgtatgtgatgtcataattaagcTTTACTGAGTGTTGGATTTACTTTGGGATTATGTTTGTAGCAAACTGATCGACGAAGTACTGATGGTGGAAACAACGCTGGAATGAAAGGGAAGAAGTTGACGGCGATGCGTCGAGACGGAACATCATTTGTGGCGCGCAGTGGTTGGCTTTATAAACAAGATAACTCGGGGGTGGGCGGGGTTAGGGTGTGGCGCAAAAGGTGGTTCGTTCTCGCTgacttttgtttgttctatTATAAAGgtaaatgtttgttaaaatatatcttgtgTTTAtgatcattatgacatcacagacgcACGTGAGGGTGATGTCTTGGGAAGTATTGTTCTACCAAGTTATCAAATATCGACGGTGAACCCCGAGCGACATGGGAGAAAATATTCATTCAAGgtgattgttgttgttgttaccaTTGTAATAATGGTGATTGTTATTTATAATCAATTCTTATTTATAGATTGAACACTCTGGAATGCGTAGTTATTACATAAGTGCTGAGTCGTACCATGACATGGCAGAATGGATCAAACTATTGACCCCACTATGTTCGTTCCAACCCACAAGGTAACAACGTTTGTTTGTCGGGAGTttagattaaagaaaaattttcCAGGAAAGTGCTAAGTAATAACGGCACTGATAATGATGCGGCAAAATTTGGATTTACGGAAATACGACGAAACGAGAATCGATCAAACCTGAAAGatgaaaacgaaaataataataacgcTAAAAATCATGGTGTGGCATCAACCACACATATCACAGCACCAAATACACATGTCATGGCACCAAGCTCACATGCCGCGGAACCAAACACATACACTACTGCACCAGGCTCCCACACCAAGGCACACACACATGGCACGGCACCTAACTCACATGGCACGGCACCCAACACACATGCCACGGCACCTAACTCACACACCAAGCCACGCCCACAAAATAAGCACGACACACCTGTACAAAGTAACGCGCGCACGAATGACACACATCGTGCGCGCAATGCACAACGTCCGCGATATTCAGATACTActcatagaaacaacattaaccaAGATATGCATCGGCGATTATCTGACAACAGGTATCATGTCATAATGCAGCataagtatgacatcataatgctGATTGTTTAACAGTCACCagcaaacaaatattgtacGAAACAACTCGATGTTGCGTCTTGGAGATTGGGTTTCGAGTAAAAAGAAACGTAATTCATCCATGGGCAATTTAAACACAGTcaggtaaaaacatttatttacttgATGATAAAACATGAATCTCAATGcaaagttaaaattgttttgtgtttaagcATGAATGATTAATTCTCCCGTGATACCCAGACCATCAAGTTCACGTGATAGTCGTACAATGAGATACGAATCACGTGATCGTCGATACAAACCAGGTTCGTATCATGATTACATGGATTCAATGGAAGTCGCTTCAAGCATTATGAGCGTACCACCTtttcatagaaataacaaaactttgtCGTTGCCGAGGCCAAGGTCAACTCAGGTGggcatagatatcttatatattaaTGGTGTAACATAGATattagatatcttatatatattaatggtgtaacatagatatcttatatatattaatggtgtaacatagatatcttatatatattaatggtGTAAcgtagatatcttatatatattaatggtgtaacatagatatcttatatatattaatggtgtaacatagatatcttgtATAATGAGTTgaacaaattatcagccatgcgTTAAAGTATAGTTTACATTATTATATGACCAGACATTGAACCAACGAGGCAAACCTACCAAGAGCTTGGGTGAACTACACCCCCCCCTAACCCCTGTTACCCCAACGTCACCCAACATGTACGAGGTATTCAccccaacaacaactgaagAAAAGTTCGATTATTCAAAACCATCTggtaatgatgtcataatggataTTGTTTGATAATAATCAACGTTCGATACAGGTTCggcaaacatagaaatcaaacAAATGGATGTAAAAGGAAGAAGTgtaagtgatgtcataatggtgttaatgatgtcataataattattatgacATATTACAGGGCCAGTTGAGAGCGTTTGCGATATCCGTTCGGAAACCCCCTTCAGATGTTCAGGttattgtttctatggttGTAGTTATACTatctttatgtttatattgtttctatggttGTAGTTATACTatctttatgtttatattgtttttatggtTGTAGTTATACTatctttatgtttatattgtttctatggttGTAGTTATACTatctttatgtttatattgtttctatggttGTAGTTATACTATCTTTATGTTTGTTCTTTAGAATTATTTGAAGAAAGTAGCGAGTTACGAGACTGAATTGAAAACGAATGAGCAACGAATGGAAGCAGGGGATGATTGTACGGGGGTACGTAGTTGTTGTATATNNNNNNNNNNNNNNNNNNNNNNNNNNNNNNNNNNNNNNNNNNNNNNNNNNNNNNNNNNNNNNNNNNNNNNNNNNNNNNNNNNNNNNNNNNNNNNNNNNNNNNNNNNNNNNNNNNNNNNNNNNNNNCACGTGATTGTGAGAATCACGTGATTGTGTCGTGAGAATCACGTGATTGTGTCGTGAGAATCACGTGATTGTGTCGTGAGAATCACGTGATTGTGTCGTGAGAATCACGTGATTGTGTCGTGAGAATCCTGTGATTGTGATTAAACTACCTCATAAAACCATGATTTACATTGCAGGCGATACGACATCAAAGAATGCCAAAGGTAagcatagaaataatatataaacaatattaacacAAAAATCTCACAATCTTAACATAGAAATCCCACAATATTAACTTAAAAACCCCAGGTTCTCCAACGAGCGAAGCGTGATCGTGAGTTCAAGCACGACGATCATGTGACAGATTCCGACCAATCACCTCGCTCGCCTCATATCGATGTCGACCAATCAGATTTCGATCTGACAACAGAAGTAACTATAATGTCATAATTGTacatagtgatgtcataaacttACATTTCAATAAACTATTAGCTGGTCGTCCCGAACAAAGTTTTGATTCCTGATCGTTTGGTCGAATATGAAGACGTAGAATTAACCCCAGAGCaagaaaagataaaacaacaaaaagttgACGCAATTGAACGAATGTTGGCTCGATCGGGGTAAGTTGGATCgggttggggtaagttgggtcagggtggggtaaggtaAGAAATaggcaaaatattttgtttaactttagaaGGAAACAAGACGTCTTTACTTTTGgttgttataatttaattttcaaattttgcaGGCAAACGGCTTCAAACCCAACCGTTCATCTTGCGGCTGCATTGGCAGCAGAGGCCGGTACCGTGGCACGTGCCGTGGCGTTCCAAGCCAAACATAAGAATGACGATACCGCGACAATCCAAccttttatagtttaaacaatgttttatgtttttctatGTTACCCTGTCCGAaacataaatcaaaatttgttatttctatattttgtacaaatcCAATCGTTacacaaaaatcaaatttggtgtaaaaatttaaagcaCTTTGTAAATAAAGCAAATAATTTTCGCTtttctaataataataataaatcaaaataatattttttgtttttttttttactaaaagttGCGAAATTTAATTAGCACCAAAGACGATAAAACATTGATTTCTATGGAGTTCACACGAACCGGTGTGATTGTTCTCACCTTGGGTGGTTTCCCCTCAAGCAGCTGTCTTCACGAAGAATCTGGAAGCCGCGATAAAAGCGATTGTTTTGAACAATGCGCTCATATTGTGTAAGTTAACGAAGCAAAAGAATCaactttagtttaaacatgTCTTTGTCTAACGCTGCCGAGTTGAAAGAGAACGGgaataaattttttaactcCGGTATTTATAAAGAAGCGATCGAGTGTTATTCCAGAGCAATTGAAATATCAGAAGATAAAAACGAAAAGTtggcttgttttaaaaacagggCTGCGTGTTATTTGAAATTGGTAAGTTCATTGATttggattttgtttaaatatatgttaaagCATTTGTTTTGTAGGAAAAGTACAAAGAATGTACAGAAGATTGCACGAAAGGtaaatataagatgtttatgacGTCTGGTTTTCGTCAAACATGATCTTTTATCTTCAGCACTTGAGATATCGGCGTCTGACGTCAAAGCTTTGTTCAGAAGAAttaaaagtttagaaaaaCTTGGCGAAACTAGTCGTGCGTATGCCGATGCGCGAAGATTGATTCAAATTGAACCAAAGAATAAATCGGTTCAAGAAGTTTGTTTTCGACTTCGTAGCATCATGGAACTAGAGGtttgttgtttagtttgttaaaGTTGATGAAACATAATTTTCCATGCAGCTTGTGAAAGAGCATTCCACCGAGAACAGAGTACAAGCAATGTTGCAAATATTGTTCGACCAAAATGTGGACgatgataaaaaaagaaaagcgGGCGACAATTTAGTTTTTCTTTCAAGAGACGAGGCAGGAGCTGAACGGATATTCCGCGAAGGGGGGCCGGCAGCGCTGACACAACTCATGGACTCAAAAGATCTCTTTGTTAAACTCTCGGCAATTCGAACGATATCTGCGTTGTGTGAGGGACATCAAGCTAGGGTgggttgatgacatcatacattgatgatgtcataataacagCATATTATTATTCAGTCACTTGTGATGTTGCGTGATGTCACAATCGATCGATTATGCAAATGTATGGGGTCAAAGGTCGACACGACCGAGGAGGTTTCCATGGCAACATTTCAGTTGATACAaagcattgtgacatcactacaAGGAAAAGACAAACGCGACCATAGAGGTCACGAGGTCGCCGTGCATGCTGGTAGGTAGCAAGCTTGGGGAAGTACCCGTGTAATGGTTGGGGAAGTACCCATGTAATGGTTGGGGAAGTACCCATGTAATGGTTGGGGAAGTACCCATGTAATGGTTGGGGAAGTACCCATGTAATGGTTGGGGAAGTACCCATGTAATGGTTGGGGAAGTACCCGTGTAATGGTTGGGGAAGTACCCATGTAATGGTTGGGGAAGTACCCGTGTAATGGTTGGGGAAGTACCCATGTAATGGTTGGGGAAGTACCCATGTAACGGTTGGGGAAGTACCCATGTAATGGTTGGGAAAGTACCCGTGTAATAGTTGGGGAAGTACCCATGTAACGGTTGGGGAAGTACCCATGTAATGGTTAGGAAAGTACCCGTGTAATGGTTGGGGAAGTACCCATTTAATGGTTGGGGAAGTACCCGTGTAATGGTTGGGGAAGTACCCATGTAATGGTTGGGGAAGTACCCATGTAATGGTTGGGGAAGTACCCGTGTGATGGTTGGGGAAGTACCCATGTAATTGGTNNNNNNNNNNNNNNNNNNNNNNNNNNNNNNNNNNNNNNNNNNNNNNNNNNNNNNNNNNNNNNNNNNNNNNNNNNNNNNNNNNNNNNNNNNNNNNNNNNNNNNNNNNNNNNNNNNNNNNNNGNNGGGAAGTACCCAGTGTAATGGTTGGGAAAGTACCNCGTGTAATGGGTTGGGAAAGTACCCATGTAACGGTTGGGGAAGTACCCATGTAACGGTTGGGGAAGTACCCATGTAATGGTTGGGAAAGTACCCATGTAACGGTTGGGGAAGTACGCATGTAATGGTTGGGAAAGTACCCGTTTAATAGTTGGGGAAGTACCCATGTAACGGTTGGGGAAGTACCCATGTAATGGTTGGGAAAGTACCCGTGTAACGCTCAGGGAAGTACCCATGTAATGGTTGGGGAAGTACCCATGTAATGGTTGGGGAAGTACCCATGTAACGGTTGGGAAAGTACCCATTTAATGGTTGGGGAAGTACCCATTTAATGGTTGGGGAAGTACCCATTTAATGGTTTGGGAAGTACCCATTTAATGATTGGGGAAGTACCCATGTAATGGTTGGGGAAGTACCCATGTAATGGTTGGGGAAGTACCCATGTAATGGTATATACTGCACAGATTATGGGAAGGATTTGTTGAGCATCATGTTGGAGTTGAAAGCAATGTTGGATGACGTGGAAGTATCAGCGGTAGGAAGAGATCATGCAATATCATTGGTGGCTAAGAATATCCCCAGACCTGATATTAGAAGCGGTTCAAATGCAAGGACACTAAAGTTTATGGAAGTTGGAGGTATGATGTCattgttgtgatgtcattgttatgatgtcattgttATGATGTCAGTGTTGAGATGTCattgttgtgatgtcattgttatgatgtcattgttatgatgtcattgttgtgatgtcattgttgtgatgtcattgttgTGAAGTCATACATTTTCAGGTTTAAAATCAATGTTGGACGTCGGTAGTTATGGTTTCGCACCCGGTACTTCCCCTTTCCCgataacaaagaacactcgACTTAACGTTTCAGTTGCTTTGCTTAAACTTTACGATGATTTGGGCGGCGATAAAGCCAGGGGGGTTTGGGATGAAAAGATATTCGACTATGTGCAgtaagtatatttatataatcttATGGTAACTTGTGTTGATATAATGGTAACTTATGGTAACTTATGGTGATATAATGGTAACTTATGGTAACTTGTGTTGATATAATGGTAACTTATGGCGACCGATTTTAGATCTTTATTTGCGACTGGTACAATGCTGGCCAACAAGAGAGCAATGTCAGTATTGACATGTTTGTTGCAAGGTCCGTTTGAATCCGGACAAAAAGCGATTGGGTTGAAAGGAGTTTTGGAAACGATGATTGCGATGACGGGAGATGAGGAAGAAGATAGCCaagtatgttgtttctatgtttgttatattatttctatgataGTTATAATATTCCCATGATAGTTCTAGTATTTCTATGATagatataatgtttctatgatagttataatatttctgatagatataatgtttctatgataggtataacatttttataatagtTGTTATATTTCTATGATAGATATGTGCGATCGAAGCCATAATCACATCGGCATCGAAGCAAAGCAAAGCGACGTTTGTCGTGGAGAATGGCGCCACCTTGCTGAAGGAATTGTTCAAGAAAAGCGAGTCTGACGCGGTTCGTGTCCGCGCATTGGTTGGATTGTGCAAACTTGGGGCTTCTCATGGCTCCGATGTGAGCCTACGTGCGTTTGCCGATGGCTCGACGGTCAAACTTGCAAAGCAATGTAGAAAGTAAGTTGCTACGTTTATTAAATGCAATGGTACCGGCATTGAGCCGCGAACCTGTACCTTCTGGGCTACAGGCAAGTAAACTACTCTTCTGTCAAACACTTCtcggtaaattttttttcacctTTATGGtggcaacaacatatattatttaagtttatataaacacccCTTCCAGATTCCTCACAAATCCGTCAAAAGATTTCGATCTTCGTAAATGGTCGGCGGAAGGTTTATCGTACCTAACACTAGATGGCGACGTTAAGGAGGAGTTATGCCATGACGAGGATGCGTTAAAAGCTTTGTTTGATATCGCACGAACGAACGATAAAACTGTGACGTACGGTGTTGTCAGCTGTTTAGTCAACTGTACGAACACTTACGATAAAAACGATGAAGTTGTCCCGGAGATGATTGAACTTGCTAAATATTCGAAGCAACACATTCCCGAGGAGCATGAGAAAGATAAACCGAGTTTGTGAAGGAAAGAGTCGTTTGCTGGTCGAGGGGGGGCATGGTTANNNNNNNNNNNNNNNNNNNNNNNNNNNNNNNNNNNNNNNNNNNNNNNNNNNNNNNNNNNNNNNNNNNNNNNNNNNNNNNNNNNNNNNNNNNNNNNNNNNNNNNNNNNNNNNNNNNNNNNNNNNNNACGATCATGCTACGAGGAAAGCGGCCTCAGGTGCACTTGCTATGTTGACTTCGAACAGCGAGAATATTGCAAGAAAAATAagagaaaaagtaaaaatttgtGTTGTACATACTTCATATTAGCTGTTTCCTTCAATCTAAACATATTAATACTAATTGTTTCAGTGCAAATCATGGTTGGATAATTTGTCAATTATTTCGTTGGACGAAGATAATGAGATTAAACATCGCGGGTTGGTCGTCGTTAACAACGTCGTGGCTGCTTGCAAGTTTGCTGCCGAGGATATCGTTAAAAggtttgttaattaaaatttaatcactttttttaaagcaatttcACCTATAACGTGTTTTAGCGATGTTGTTTTGTTCCCATTTTCCTtctcttctttgttttaattgaatgaatgtaacatgtctaaataatataatatttctatgtccACAGCAATATACTCGAGATACTAATGGGATTGTCTAAAGACTCAACACTTGGTGGCAGTAAAGTGCAAGATCTTTCGATTTCGTGTTTAAAGAAATTGGAATCTGATAATTTTATTCAATCCActggtttgtgatgtcataatgggcaACAAGGATCCAAAAACCCGAAGTTGAAACAGTCCAATGATGCATGTCGgtgttgtgacgtaataatatcgTCAATGATGTAATAAAAGCCACAAGATGACGTTAGAGAGCATTTTTTATGATGTCAGAGAAGAAAATTGAATTATTCCAGAAAATtttgattgtgacgtaatattggATTGTAACAAGCAGGtattgtgacaaaacaattGAGATTACGGTACGTGACAATGGCCCTTGTTTGGTCAACAATACAAGATTCCAGAATCCCATTAAGCGACGCTTTGACCTCTCGTTACGGGTCAGTGGTTTCAGTCACGGCAAGGCAAGATTAGCGAACGAAGTGTTGTGAAAATAAGCCAAGTTCGGCATGAAACGATGTGAAAATAAGCCAAGTTCGGAACCGGCTTAAATTTCGTCCCAGCCAATCATGCGTGTCGCGTAACTTTAAACCTTACCCCATCTGCCATG
Protein-coding sequences here:
- the LOC100179629 gene encoding protein unc-45 homolog B (The sequence of the model RefSeq protein was modified relative to this genomic sequence to represent the inferred CDS: added 602 bases not found in genome assembly), encoding MSLSNAAELKENGNKFFNSGIYKEAIECYSRAIEISEDKNEKLACFKNRAACYLKLEKYKECTEDCTKALEISASDVKALFRRIKSLEKLGETSRAYADARRLIQIEPKNKSVQEVCFRLRSIMELELVKEHSTENRVQAMLQILFDQNVDDDKKRKAGDNLVFLSRDEAGAERIFREGGPAALTQLMDSKDLFVKLSAIRTISALCEGHQARSLVMLRDVTIDRLCKCMGSKVDTTEEVSMATFQLIQSIVTSLQGKDKRDHRGHEVAVHADYGKDLLSIMLELKAMLDDVEVSAVGRDHAISLVAKNIPRPDIRSGSNARTLKFMEVGGLKSMLDVGSYGFAPGTSPFPITKNTRLNVSVALLKLYDDLGGDKARGVWDEKIFDYVQSLFATGTMLANKRAMSVLTCLLQGPFESGQKAIGLKGVLETMIAMTGDEEEDSQICAIEAIITSASKQSKATFVVENGATLLKELFKKSESDAVRVRALVGLCKLGASHGSDVSLRAFADGSTVKLAKQCRKFLTNPSKDFDLRKWSAEGLSYLTLDGDVKEELCHDEDALKALFDIARTNDKTVTYGVVSCLVNCTNTYDKNDEVVPEMIELAKYSKQHIPEEHEKDKPEFVKERVRLLVEGGMVNALVVLANDDTGLLTDTTKELICRVFLVSVEDENNRGLVVAAGGAKVLIPLATAGTKKGKQSAAQALARIAITSNPAIAFPGQRSLECIRAFKQLLHPDCDALQNFEALMALTNLSSIDDNHRRRIIREKLLSEIESYMLEEHELLRRSATELLCNMCVCTEMQGIMERDSHDRVKLLVLLCGEDDHATRKAASGALAMLTSNSENIARKIREKCKSWLDNLSIISLDEDNEIKHRGLVVVNNVVAACKFAAEDIVKSNILEILMGLSKDSTLGGSKVQDLSISCLKKLESDNFIQSTGL
- the LOC100178523 gene encoding pleckstrin homology domain-containing family A member 7, with product MPKVLQRAKRDREFKHDDHVTDSDQSPRSPHIDVDQSDFDLTTELVVPNKVLIPDRLVEYEDVELTPEQEKIKQQKVDAIERMLARSGQTASNPTVHLAAALAAEAGTVARAVAFQAKHKNDDTATIQPFIV
- the LOC113474055 gene encoding uncharacterized protein LOC113474055 is translated as MTEGLLQKPLPDPWSFGVLKDGRVFFINDDDEITTWLHPTLGTSVMTGYYRSQDLPDGWELGFTIEGIPFYINHKERYTTPMKPNATRSDTKKKRKPSLSGTITRPLFRRRSQTDRRSTDGGNNAGMKGKKLTAMRRDGTSFVARSGWLYKQDNSGVGGVRVWRKRWFVLADFCLFYYKDAREGDVLGSIVLPSYQISTVNPERHGRKYSFKIEHSGMRSYYISAESYHDMAEWIKLLTPLCSFQPTRKVLSNNGTDNDAAKFGFTEIRRNENRSNLKDENENNNNAKNHGVASTTHITAPNTHVMAPSSHAAEPNTYTTAPGSHTKAHTHGTAPNSHGTAPNTHATAPNSHTKPRPQNKHDTPVQSNARTNDTHRARNAQRPRYSDTTHRNNINQDMHRRLSDNSHQQTNIVRNNSMLRLGDWVSSKKKRNSSMGNLNTVRPSSSRDSRTMRYESRDRRYKPGSYHDYMDSMEVASSIMSVPPFHRNNKTLSLPRPRSTQTLNQRGKPTKSLGELHPPLTPVTPTSPNMYEVFTPTTTEEKFDYSKPSGSANIEIKQMDVKGRSGQLRAFAISVRKPPSDVQNYLKKVASYETELKTNEQRMEAGDDCTGNHVIVS